One region of Pseudomonas glycinae genomic DNA includes:
- the rplK gene encoding 50S ribosomal protein L11, with translation MAKKITAYIKLQVKAAQANPSPPVGPALGQHGVNIMEFCKAFNARTQGLEAGLPTPVIITVYSDRSFTFETKSTPASVLLKKAAGLTSGSARPNTVKVGTVTRAQLEEIAKTKNADLTAADMDAAVRTIAGSARSMGLNVEGV, from the coding sequence ATGGCCAAGAAGATTACCGCTTACATCAAGCTGCAAGTGAAGGCCGCTCAGGCTAACCCAAGCCCACCTGTTGGTCCTGCTCTGGGTCAGCACGGCGTGAACATCATGGAATTCTGCAAAGCTTTCAACGCCCGTACCCAGGGTCTGGAAGCTGGTCTGCCGACTCCGGTGATCATCACTGTCTACAGCGACCGTAGCTTCACTTTCGAAACCAAATCCACCCCTGCTTCGGTTCTGCTGAAGAAGGCGGCCGGTCTGACCAGCGGTTCCGCTCGTCCGAACACCGTTAAGGTTGGCACTGTTACCCGTGCTCAGCTGGAAGAAATCGCGAAAACCAAAAACGCGGATCTGACTGCAGCTGATATGGATGCAGCCGTGCGCACTATCGCCGGTTCTGCTCGTAGCATGGGCCTTAACGTGGAGGGTGTGTAA
- the rplJ gene encoding 50S ribosomal protein L10, with product MAINLEDKKAIVAEVNEAAKVALSAVVVDARGVTVGAMTGLRKEAREAGVYVRVVRNTLLKRAVAGTSYEVLDSAFTGPTLIAFSNEHPGAAARLFKEFAKGQDKFEIKAASFEGKFLAANEIDVLASLPTRDEAIAKLMSVIQGATSKLARTLAAIRDQKEAAAA from the coding sequence GTGGCAATTAATCTCGAAGACAAGAAGGCCATCGTCGCTGAAGTCAACGAGGCTGCCAAAGTCGCTCTGTCCGCTGTCGTGGTTGATGCCCGTGGCGTAACAGTAGGCGCAATGACCGGACTCCGTAAAGAGGCTCGTGAAGCTGGCGTTTACGTACGTGTTGTACGTAACACCCTGCTCAAGCGCGCTGTTGCTGGCACTTCGTACGAAGTGCTGGACAGTGCGTTCACCGGCCCGACCCTGATTGCATTCTCCAACGAACACCCGGGCGCTGCTGCTCGTCTGTTCAAGGAATTTGCCAAGGGTCAGGATAAGTTCGAGATCAAGGCAGCTTCGTTCGAGGGCAAGTTCCTCGCAGCGAATGAGATCGACGTGCTGGCAAGCCTGCCAACTCGCGACGAAGCTATTGCGAAACTGATGAGCGTGATTCAAGGCGCTACCAGCAAGCTGGCTCGTACTCTGGCGGCAATTCGCGATCAGAAAGAAGCAGCTGCAGCCTGA
- the rplL gene encoding 50S ribosomal protein L7/L12, with the protein MSLTNEQIIEAIGQKTVLEVVELIKAMEETFGVTAAVAAAGPAAAAAVVEEQTEFNVVLVEAGEKKVNVIKAVRELTGLGLKEAKEKVDGAPQVVAEGVSKEAAEDAKKKLEEAGAKVELK; encoded by the coding sequence ATGTCTCTGACTAACGAACAAATCATCGAAGCAATCGGCCAGAAAACCGTTCTGGAAGTTGTTGAGCTGATCAAAGCAATGGAAGAAACCTTCGGCGTGACCGCTGCTGTTGCTGCTGCTGGTCCAGCTGCTGCTGCCGCTGTTGTTGAAGAGCAAACCGAGTTCAACGTTGTTCTGGTTGAAGCCGGCGAGAAGAAAGTAAACGTGATCAAGGCAGTTCGTGAACTGACCGGTCTGGGCCTGAAAGAAGCCAAAGAGAAAGTCGACGGCGCTCCTCAGGTTGTAGCTGAAGGCGTTTCGAAAGAAGCTGCTGAAGACGCTAAGAAGAAGCTGGAAGAAGCAGGCGCTAAAGTCGAGCTGAAGTAA
- the secE gene encoding preprotein translocase subunit SecE — protein sequence MTPKAEAQGSRFDLLKWLVVVALVIVGVVGNQYYAASPILYRVLALLVIAAVAAFVGLQTAKGKSFFVLVKEARTEIRKVVWPTRQETTQTTLIVVAVVLVMALLLWGLDSLLGWLVSLIVG from the coding sequence ATGACTCCTAAAGCTGAAGCTCAAGGCTCTCGCTTCGATTTGCTCAAGTGGCTTGTCGTAGTCGCTTTGGTAATTGTTGGCGTTGTCGGCAATCAGTATTACGCTGCTTCGCCGATCCTGTACCGCGTACTTGCATTGCTTGTTATTGCTGCTGTAGCTGCCTTTGTAGGCCTGCAGACTGCCAAGGGCAAGTCTTTCTTTGTACTGGTTAAGGAGGCTCGCACCGAGATTCGTAAAGTCGTATGGCCAACTCGCCAAGAAACCACGCAAACCACGCTGATTGTTGTGGCTGTTGTTCTGGTTATGGCGTTGCTGTTGTGGGGGCTTGATTCCCTGCTCGGCTGGCTTGTTTCCTTGATTGTCGGCTAA
- the rpoB gene encoding DNA-directed RNA polymerase subunit beta, whose protein sequence is MAYSYTEKKRIRKDFSKLPDVMDVPYLLAIQLDSYREFLQAGATKDQFRDVGLHAAFKSVFPIISYSGNAALEYVGYRLGEPAFDVKECVLRGVTFAVPLRVKVRLIIFDKESSNKAIKDIKEQEVYMGEIPLMTENGTFVINGTERVIVSQLHRSPGVFFDHDRGKTHSSGKLLYSARIIPYRGSWLDFEFDPKDCVFVRIDRRRKLPASVLLRALGYTTEEVLDAFYTTNVFHLSGETLSLELVPSRLRGEVAVLDIQDEKGKVIVEQGRRITARHINQIEKAGIKTLDVPLDYVLGRTTAKAIVHPATGEILAECNTELSTEILAKIAKAGVVRIETLYTNDIDCGPFVSDTLKIDSTSNQLEALVEIYRMMRPGEPPTKDAAETLFNNLFFSPERYDLSAVGRMKFNRRIGRTEIEGSGVLCKEDIVAVLKTLVDIRNGKGIVDDIDHLGNRRVRCVGEMAENQFRVGLVRVERAVKERLSMAESEGLMPQDLINAKPVAAAVKEFFGSSQLSQFMDQNNPLSEITHKRRVSALGPGGLTRERAGFEVRDVHPTHYGRVCPIETPEGPNIGLINSLAAYARTNQYGFLESPYRVVKEGVVTDDIVFLSAIEEADHVIAQASATMNEQKVLVDELVAVRHLNEFTVKAPEDVTLMDVSPKQVVSVAASLIPFLEHDDANRALMGSNMQRQAVPTLRADKPLVGTGMERNVARDSGVCVVARRGGVIDSVDASRIVVRVADDEVETGEAGVDIYNLTKYTRSNQNTCINQRPLVSKGDRVQRGDIMADGPSTDMGELALGQNMRIAFMAWNGFNFEDSICLSERVVQEDRFTTIHIQELTCVARDTKLGPEEITADIPNVGEAALNKLDEAGIVYVGAEVGAGDILVGKVTPKGETQLTPEEKLLRAIFGEKASDVKDTSLRVPTGTKGTVIDVQVFTRDGVERDARALSIEKSQLDEIRKDLNEEFRIVEGATFERLRSALVGHKAEGGAGLKKGQDITDEVLDGLEHGQWFKLRMAEDALNEQLEKAQAYIVDRRRLLDDKFEDKKRKLQQGDDLAPGVLKIVKVYLAIRRRIQPGDKMAGRHGNKGVVSVIMPVEDMPHDANGTPVDVVLNPLGVPSRMNVGQILETHLGLAAKGLGEKINRMVEEQRKVAELRTFLDEIYNQIGGRNEDLDSFSDQEILDLAKNLRGGVPMATPVFDGAKESEIKAMLKLADLPESGQMQLTDGRTGNKFERPVTVGYMYMLKLNHLVDDKMHARSTGSYSLVTQQPLGGKAQFGGQRFGEMEVWALEAYGAAYTLQEMLTVKSDDVNGRTKMYKNIVDGDHRMEPGMPESFNVLIKEIRSLGIDIDLETE, encoded by the coding sequence ATGGCTTACTCATATACTGAGAAAAAACGTATCCGCAAGGACTTTAGCAAGTTGCCGGACGTCATGGATGTGCCTTACCTCCTGGCCATCCAGCTGGATTCGTATCGTGAATTCTTGCAAGCGGGAGCGACTAAAGATCAGTTCCGCGACGTGGGCCTGCATGCGGCCTTCAAATCCGTTTTCCCGATCATCAGCTACTCCGGCAATGCTGCGCTGGAGTACGTCGGTTATCGCCTGGGCGAACCGGCATTTGATGTCAAAGAATGCGTATTGCGCGGTGTAACTTTCGCCGTACCTTTGCGGGTAAAAGTGCGCCTGATCATTTTCGACAAAGAATCGTCGAACAAAGCGATCAAGGACATCAAAGAGCAAGAAGTCTACATGGGTGAAATCCCATTGATGACTGAGAACGGTACCTTCGTAATCAACGGTACCGAGCGTGTGATCGTTTCCCAGCTGCACCGTTCCCCGGGCGTGTTCTTCGACCACGACCGTGGCAAGACGCACAGCTCCGGCAAACTGCTGTACTCCGCGCGCATCATTCCTTACCGCGGTTCGTGGCTGGACTTCGAGTTCGACCCGAAAGACTGCGTCTTCGTGCGTATCGACCGTCGTCGCAAGCTGCCGGCCTCGGTTTTGCTGCGTGCACTCGGTTACACCACCGAAGAAGTGCTGGACGCGTTCTACACCACCAACGTATTCCACCTGAGCGGCGAAACCCTCAGCCTGGAACTGGTGCCATCGCGCCTGCGTGGTGAAGTTGCGGTTCTGGACATCCAGGATGAGAAGGGCAAGGTCATCGTTGAGCAAGGCCGCCGTATTACCGCGCGCCACATCAACCAGATCGAAAAAGCCGGAATCAAGACGCTGGATGTGCCGCTGGACTACGTCCTCGGTCGTACGACCGCGAAGGCCATCGTGCACCCGGCTACCGGTGAGATCCTGGCAGAGTGCAACACCGAGCTGTCGACCGAGATCCTGGCGAAAATCGCCAAGGCCGGCGTCGTACGCATCGAGACTCTGTACACCAACGACATCGACTGCGGTCCGTTCGTCTCCGACACGCTGAAGATCGACTCCACCAGCAACCAATTGGAAGCGCTGGTCGAGATTTATCGCATGATGCGTCCAGGCGAGCCGCCAACCAAGGACGCTGCCGAGACCCTGTTCAACAACCTGTTCTTCAGCCCTGAGCGTTACGATCTCTCTGCGGTCGGCCGGATGAAGTTCAACCGTCGTATCGGTCGTACCGAGATCGAAGGTTCGGGTGTGCTGTGCAAGGAAGACATCGTCGCGGTACTGAAGACTCTGGTCGACATCCGTAACGGTAAAGGCATCGTCGATGACATCGACCACCTGGGTAACCGTCGTGTTCGCTGCGTAGGCGAAATGGCCGAGAACCAGTTCCGCGTTGGCCTGGTACGTGTTGAGCGTGCGGTCAAAGAGCGCCTGTCGATGGCTGAAAGCGAAGGCCTGATGCCGCAAGATCTGATCAACGCCAAGCCAGTGGCTGCGGCGGTGAAAGAGTTCTTCGGTTCCAGCCAGCTGTCGCAGTTCATGGACCAGAACAACCCGCTGTCCGAGATCACCCACAAGCGTCGTGTCTCTGCACTCGGCCCTGGCGGTCTGACTCGTGAGCGCGCGGGCTTCGAAGTCCGTGACGTACACCCGACTCACTACGGTCGTGTCTGCCCGATTGAAACGCCGGAAGGTCCGAACATCGGTCTGATCAACTCCCTGGCTGCTTACGCTCGCACCAACCAGTACGGCTTCCTCGAGAGCCCGTACCGCGTGGTGAAAGAGGGTGTGGTCACCGACGACATCGTGTTCCTGTCTGCCATTGAAGAAGCCGATCACGTGATCGCGCAGGCTTCGGCGACCATGAACGAGCAGAAAGTCCTGGTCGACGAACTGGTGGCCGTACGTCACCTGAACGAATTCACCGTCAAGGCGCCGGAAGACGTCACCTTGATGGACGTTTCGCCGAAGCAGGTAGTTTCGGTTGCAGCGTCGCTGATTCCGTTCCTCGAGCACGACGACGCCAACCGTGCATTGATGGGTTCGAACATGCAGCGTCAAGCTGTACCAACCCTGCGCGCTGACAAGCCGCTGGTCGGTACCGGCATGGAGCGTAACGTGGCTCGCGACTCCGGCGTTTGCGTCGTGGCTCGTCGCGGCGGCGTGATCGACTCCGTTGATGCCAGCCGTATCGTGGTTCGCGTTGCTGATGACGAAGTTGAAACCGGCGAAGCGGGTGTCGACATCTACAACCTGACCAAATACACCCGCTCGAACCAGAACACCTGCATCAACCAGCGTCCGTTGGTGAGCAAGGGTGATCGTGTTCAGCGTGGCGACATCATGGCCGACGGTCCGTCCACCGACATGGGTGAACTGGCTCTGGGTCAGAACATGCGCATCGCGTTCATGGCATGGAACGGCTTCAACTTCGAAGACTCCATCTGCCTGTCCGAGCGTGTGGTTCAGGAAGACCGTTTCACCACGATCCACATTCAGGAACTGACCTGTGTGGCACGTGACACCAAGCTTGGCCCAGAGGAAATCACTGCGGACATCCCTAACGTGGGTGAAGCTGCGCTGAACAAGCTGGACGAAGCCGGTATCGTTTACGTAGGTGCTGAAGTTGGCGCAGGCGACATCCTGGTAGGCAAGGTCACTCCGAAAGGCGAGACCCAACTGACTCCGGAAGAAAAACTGCTGCGCGCAATCTTCGGTGAAAAAGCCAGCGACGTTAAGGACACTTCCCTGCGCGTGCCAACGGGCACCAAAGGTACTGTCATCGACGTACAGGTCTTCACGCGTGACGGCGTTGAGCGTGATGCTCGTGCGCTGTCGATCGAGAAGTCCCAGCTGGACGAGATCCGCAAGGATCTGAACGAAGAGTTCCGCATCGTTGAAGGCGCGACCTTCGAGCGTCTGCGTTCCGCTCTGGTAGGCCACAAGGCTGAAGGCGGCGCGGGCCTGAAGAAAGGTCAGGACATCACCGACGAAGTACTCGACGGTCTTGAGCATGGTCAGTGGTTCAAACTGCGCATGGCTGAAGATGCTCTGAACGAGCAGCTCGAGAAGGCTCAGGCCTACATCGTTGATCGTCGCCGTCTGCTGGACGACAAGTTCGAAGACAAGAAGCGCAAACTGCAGCAGGGCGATGACCTGGCTCCAGGCGTGCTGAAGATCGTCAAGGTTTACCTGGCAATCCGTCGTCGCATCCAGCCGGGCGACAAGATGGCCGGTCGTCACGGTAACAAAGGTGTGGTCTCCGTGATCATGCCGGTTGAAGACATGCCGCACGATGCCAATGGCACCCCGGTCGACGTGGTCCTCAACCCGCTGGGCGTACCTTCGCGTATGAACGTTGGTCAGATCCTTGAAACCCACCTGGGCCTCGCGGCCAAAGGTCTGGGCGAGAAGATCAACCGGATGGTCGAAGAGCAGCGTAAAGTCGCTGAGCTGCGTACCTTCCTGGACGAGATCTACAACCAGATCGGCGGTCGTAACGAAGATCTGGACAGCTTCTCCGATCAGGAAATCCTGGATCTGGCGAAGAACCTGCGTGGCGGCGTTCCAATGGCCACTCCAGTGTTCGACGGTGCCAAGGAAAGCGAAATCAAGGCCATGCTGAAACTGGCAGACCTGCCAGAAAGCGGCCAGATGCAGCTGACCGACGGCCGTACCGGCAACAAGTTCGAGCGTCCAGTTACCGTTGGCTACATGTACATGCTGAAGCTGAACCACTTGGTAGACGACAAGATGCACGCGCGTTCTACCGGTTCGTACAGCCTGGTTACCCAGCAGCCGCTGGGTGGTAAGGCGCAGTTCGGTGGTCAGCGTTTCGGGGAGATGGAGGTCTGGGCACTGGAAGCATACGGTGCTGCTTACACTCTGCAAGAAATGCTCACAGTGAAGTCGGACGATGTGAACGGCCGGACCAAGATGTACAAAAACATCGTGGACGGCGATCACCGTATGGAGCCGGGCATGCCCGAGTCCTTCAACGTGTTGATCAAGGAAATTCGTTCCCTCGGCATCGATATCGATCTGGAAACCGAATAA
- the nusG gene encoding transcription termination/antitermination protein NusG — protein MAKRWYVVHAYSGYEKHVMRSLIERVKLAGMEDGFGEILVPTEEVVEMRNGQKRKSERKFFPGYVLVQMDMNEGTWHLVKDTPRVMGFIGGTADKPAPITDKEAEAILRRVADGSDKPKPKTLFEPGETVRVNDGPFADFNGVVEEVNYEKSRIQVAVLIFGRSTPVELEFSQVEKV, from the coding sequence GTGGCTAAGCGTTGGTACGTTGTGCATGCTTACTCGGGTTACGAGAAGCATGTCATGCGTTCGTTGATCGAGCGCGTAAAGCTGGCTGGCATGGAAGATGGCTTCGGCGAAATTCTGGTTCCCACTGAAGAAGTGGTTGAAATGCGTAATGGCCAGAAACGCAAAAGCGAGCGCAAATTCTTCCCAGGTTATGTGCTGGTTCAGATGGACATGAACGAGGGTACTTGGCACTTGGTCAAGGATACTCCTCGGGTGATGGGTTTTATCGGCGGTACTGCTGATAAGCCGGCACCAATCACCGATAAAGAAGCTGAGGCGATTCTGCGTCGTGTTGCTGACGGTAGCGACAAGCCGAAGCCGAAGACATTGTTCGAGCCGGGCGAAACCGTTCGAGTCAATGACGGTCCGTTCGCTGACTTTAACGGTGTTGTTGAAGAAGTTAACTACGAAAAGAGCCGGATCCAAGTGGCGGTGCTCATTTTCGGACGCTCTACTCCGGTAGAGTTGGAGTTCAGTCAGGTCGAAAAGGTCTAA
- the rplA gene encoding 50S ribosomal protein L1, with translation MAKLTKRQKAIAEKIEAGKSYNFEEAATLLASLPAAKFVESYDVAVNLGVDPRKSDQVVRSATVLPHGTGKTVRVAVFTQGPAAEAALAAGADRVGMDELAAEMKGGDLNYDVVIASPDAMRVVGQLGQILGPRGLMPNPKVGTVTPDVATAVKNAKAGQVRYRTDKNGIIHTSVGKIGFDAVKLKENVEALIADLKRIKPASSKGIYVKRVTLSTTMGPGLVIDQSSLDA, from the coding sequence ATGGCTAAGCTGACCAAGCGCCAAAAGGCTATCGCTGAAAAAATCGAAGCGGGCAAGTCCTACAACTTCGAAGAGGCCGCAACTCTGCTGGCTTCGCTGCCAGCTGCCAAATTCGTCGAGTCGTACGACGTAGCTGTAAACCTGGGCGTAGACCCGCGTAAATCCGACCAGGTCGTTCGTAGCGCTACTGTGCTGCCACACGGCACTGGCAAGACTGTTCGCGTTGCTGTGTTCACCCAGGGTCCAGCTGCTGAGGCCGCTCTGGCTGCCGGCGCTGACCGTGTAGGTATGGATGAGCTGGCTGCCGAAATGAAAGGCGGCGACCTGAACTATGACGTAGTGATCGCATCCCCGGATGCCATGCGCGTTGTAGGTCAACTGGGTCAGATCCTCGGTCCACGTGGTCTGATGCCTAACCCGAAAGTCGGCACTGTTACCCCAGACGTCGCTACCGCGGTCAAAAATGCCAAGGCTGGTCAGGTTCGTTATCGCACCGACAAAAACGGCATCATCCACACTTCTGTTGGCAAGATCGGCTTCGATGCCGTCAAGCTGAAGGAAAACGTTGAAGCCCTGATCGCTGATTTGAAGCGTATCAAGCCAGCTTCTTCGAAAGGTATCTACGTCAAGCGCGTTACCCTGAGCACCACTATGGGCCCAGGTCTGGTCATCGACCAGAGCTCGCTGGACGCGTAA